A single window of Rhodamnia argentea isolate NSW1041297 chromosome 5, ASM2092103v1, whole genome shotgun sequence DNA harbors:
- the LOC115750643 gene encoding stress enhanced protein 1, chloroplastic isoform X2, producing the protein MAAAQVSTSLSVSVRGFCAISSPRTSIVPRVRLPDRATSGATFATGSPLVKRPSSSRKSASKAAAVSIRCKQNTGEGNSLDVWLGRLAMVGFAAAISVEIGTGKGLLENFGLTAPLPTVALAVTALVGVLTAIFIFQSASSK; encoded by the exons aTGGCTGCAGCTCaagtctctacttctctctccgTCTCGGTTCGCG GTTTTTGCGCAATTAGCTCGCCGAGAACGAGCATCGTTCCTCGGGTTCGACTCCCAGATCGCGCGACGAGCGGCGCCACCTTCGCTACCGGGTCTCCTCTCG TAAAGAGACCCTCCTCTAGTAGAAAATCTGCAAGCAAGGCAGCAGCAGTATCCATTAGATGCAAACAGAATACTGGAGAGGGGAACAGTCTAGATGTATGGCTGGGCCGTCTTGCAATGGTTGGATTTGCTGCGGCAATCAGTGTCGAAATAGGAACAGGCAAAGGACTTTTAGAG AACTTTGGGCTAACAGCCCCTTTGCCGACAGTCGCTTTGGCTGTCACAGCATTAGTGGGAGTCCTGACGGCAATCTTTATCTTCCAGTCCGCCTCTAGCAAGTGA
- the LOC115750643 gene encoding stress enhanced protein 1, chloroplastic isoform X1, whose amino-acid sequence MAAAQVSTSLSVSVRGFCAISSPRTSIVPRVRLPDRATSGATFATGSPLAVKRPSSSRKSASKAAAVSIRCKQNTGEGNSLDVWLGRLAMVGFAAAISVEIGTGKGLLENFGLTAPLPTVALAVTALVGVLTAIFIFQSASSK is encoded by the exons aTGGCTGCAGCTCaagtctctacttctctctccgTCTCGGTTCGCG GTTTTTGCGCAATTAGCTCGCCGAGAACGAGCATCGTTCCTCGGGTTCGACTCCCAGATCGCGCGACGAGCGGCGCCACCTTCGCTACCGGGTCTCCTCTCG CAGTAAAGAGACCCTCCTCTAGTAGAAAATCTGCAAGCAAGGCAGCAGCAGTATCCATTAGATGCAAACAGAATACTGGAGAGGGGAACAGTCTAGATGTATGGCTGGGCCGTCTTGCAATGGTTGGATTTGCTGCGGCAATCAGTGTCGAAATAGGAACAGGCAAAGGACTTTTAGAG AACTTTGGGCTAACAGCCCCTTTGCCGACAGTCGCTTTGGCTGTCACAGCATTAGTGGGAGTCCTGACGGCAATCTTTATCTTCCAGTCCGCCTCTAGCAAGTGA
- the LOC115750642 gene encoding ADP-ribosylation factor 1-like has product MGVAVSKLAKRFLKKSALRILMVGLDASGKTTILHKLKLGEIVTTMPTIGFNVETVEYMDVNFNVWDIGGQDKIRPLWRHYIQNTQGLIFVVDSTDRERIGEARSELHQILSEKELGDAALLVFANKQDLPNAMHVTEVADKLALHSIGQRRWYIQGTSATSGQGLYQGLDWLHNNIPGKAV; this is encoded by the exons ATGGGGGTTGCGGTATCTAAACTTGCAAAGCGGTTTCTAAAGAAGAGCGCGCTGAGGATACTGATGGTGGGTCTTGATGCTTCGGGCAAGACGACCATCCTACACAAGCTGAAGTTAGGCGAAATCGTCACGACGATGCCAACCATCG GTTTCAACGTAGAGACGGTAGAGTACATGGATGTCAATTTTAATGTTTGGGATATTGGAGGACAGGACAAG ATCCGGCCTCTGTGGAGACACTATATCCAGAACACACAAGGACTCATCTTTGTGGTTGACAGCACTGACAGAGAGCGAATCGGCGAAGCTCGCAGCGAGTTGCATCAGATCCTAAGTGAG AAGGAATTGGGTGACGCAGCTCTTCTTGTATTTGCCAACAAGCAAGACCTGCCAAACGCTATGCACGTCACAGAAGTCGCTGACAAACTCGCCCTACATTCAATCGGTCAGCGTCGCTG GTATATACAGGGCACATCTGCGACCTCTGGACAGGGACTCTACCAAGGCCTCGATTGGCTGCATAACAACATCCCCGGCAAGGCCGTGTAG
- the LOC115750641 gene encoding putative ribosome biogenesis protein slx9-like isoform X2 — translation MGKPGSRSDLAAKADRKFEKKLQFYAKVRDTVASLGAKSAIGKKKKLRSRQKKLKAYDLSTLSEFLPEAETKQLCPPAEFKLSCRSRGKLILKEGKQLSTVLNHPAFQSNPLASIQRHLESTQPVLDEKPKKKNKTGGKKRKSKKSKAASADQSMEI, via the exons ATGGGCAAGCCGGGCTCTCG GTCGGATTTAGCGGCCAAAGCTGATCGCAAGTTCGAGAAGAAGCTCCAGTTCTATGCCA AGGTTAGGGATACTGTTGCTTCTTTGGGTGCGAAAAGTGCTATTGGCAAG aagaagaaattgagaagtCGGCAAAAAAAGTTGAAAGCATATGACCTCTCCACCCTCTCCGAGTTCCTTCCTGAGGCAGAGACCAAGCAATTGTGTCCACCCGCTGAGTTCAAGCTGAGTTGCAGATCTAGGGGGAAGCTAAT ATTGAAGGAAGGGAAACAGTTGAGTACAGTCCTTAATCACCCGGCTTTCCAATCAAATCCACTGGCTTCAATTCAACGGCACTTAGAGAGCACACAACCTGTTCTGGATGAGAAacccaagaagaagaataaaactggaggaaagaagaggaaaagcaagaaatcaAAGGCGGCTTCTGCCGATCAATCAATGGAGATCTAA
- the LOC115750641 gene encoding putative ribosome biogenesis protein slx9-like isoform X1 produces MLIERRVLQFWVPSGKGKRWSLWERLRGFAIMGKPGSRSDLAAKADRKFEKKLQFYAKVRDTVASLGAKSAIGKKKKLRSRQKKLKAYDLSTLSEFLPEAETKQLCPPAEFKLSCRSRGKLILKEGKQLSTVLNHPAFQSNPLASIQRHLESTQPVLDEKPKKKNKTGGKKRKSKKSKAASADQSMEI; encoded by the exons ATGCTAATTGAACGCCGTGTTCTTCAATTTTGGGTCCCAAGTGGAAAAGGCAAGCGTTGGTCGCTCTGGGAAAGGCTCAGGGGATTCGCAATCATGGGCAAGCCGGGCTCTCG GTCGGATTTAGCGGCCAAAGCTGATCGCAAGTTCGAGAAGAAGCTCCAGTTCTATGCCA AGGTTAGGGATACTGTTGCTTCTTTGGGTGCGAAAAGTGCTATTGGCAAG aagaagaaattgagaagtCGGCAAAAAAAGTTGAAAGCATATGACCTCTCCACCCTCTCCGAGTTCCTTCCTGAGGCAGAGACCAAGCAATTGTGTCCACCCGCTGAGTTCAAGCTGAGTTGCAGATCTAGGGGGAAGCTAAT ATTGAAGGAAGGGAAACAGTTGAGTACAGTCCTTAATCACCCGGCTTTCCAATCAAATCCACTGGCTTCAATTCAACGGCACTTAGAGAGCACACAACCTGTTCTGGATGAGAAacccaagaagaagaataaaactggaggaaagaagaggaaaagcaagaaatcaAAGGCGGCTTCTGCCGATCAATCAATGGAGATCTAA